In Nostoc piscinale CENA21, the genomic stretch TAACTATTGACACAGACTAGTCCTATTTGATTTACAAACTAATTCACAAACGCAGGGAACGAGAAACAGGGAACACTTCGACAAGTTCATTGCATCGCAGGAACTAGATTTGTTTGAGTCTCATTTAGGACATTTATACTAAGAAAATCAAGCAAAATACTTGATGGTTTTCAAATATCATCTAATAGTTTTTGTATGATATATCAATTTTAGCACTGAATTAAATAATTATTTTTGTAGTATTATATACATTATTTAAGTGGGTGAATAGATAGGAATATATTGAAATTGTCCTGACGAAATATTTAATTTATAGAAAATAGTTGATTTATTTGTAGAAAAACATTATCTAAATTATATAAATCATCGTCCTAATTTTGAGTTAGCGATCGCCTGTGATTTTTAAATAAAGCTATTCTCAAAATTTCCAATTCAAGTTTTACTAATTGCTGCTTTTAGCGATTATTTCAGTGTTTGACTTGTTCGCCTGATATAAATCAGCAAAATTTATATTGACATGCTTAAAATTAATGCGATACAATTGTATGCTGTTCAAATAAAGTAGTTAGACTGCTAAACTAGGGGAAAATCATATCAATAGCATCAGCCTTAGTAGCTGATAATGCCTAAGAGATGCCTAGTTTATCTTTTTTTGTTGTTTATTAATGAGGTGAACATGGCAAAGCGCCGTAACCCGAAAAAAGAAAAGGCGCTACGGAACCAGGCATACGCCAGAAAGTTTCGTAAACGGACTACAACGGGAAGAATGCAAAGAAGATTCCAGCAAAGATCACCGAAGAGTGAGGAAGATGAGGGCGCAGCAGCAGTTGACGCTGAGTAAGCCGCCAGCTTAGTTTCTGATTCTCTAAGTGATTCTAATTTTAAGGGCGTACAGATGTACGCTCTTATTTTTTGAAGGATGAAGGCAATACAAGACTTTTAACCTTGTAATATCATGTCCGCTTGATTACTTACAAAAACCGAAGAACCCCACCCCGCCACAGCTACGCTATGTCTCCCCGCCCCGTCAACGGGGAGGGGTTGGGGGTGGGGTGCAAAGATTGTGGGAATCACAACTAATTAACCGGACATGATATAATATGTAACCTATTACCTATTCCCTGATTTGATTGCGGGCATTATAAATTGCTTTGCTGACTTGGGCAAAACCTGTCCCACCATAACTATTACGGGCGGCGACAACTGTCCGTGGGGCGATCGCATCATAAATATCAGCCGCAAATGTAGGATGTATTTGTTGCCATTCGTCTAATGTTAAATCTTTCAAGAGTTTGCCAGCAGCAATACTAGTTTTTACTACCTTGCCCACCAGATTATAAGCTTCTCGAAAGGGAACACCTCTAGCAGCTAAATAATCTGCGACATCGGTAGCATTAGAAAAGTCTTCCGCGACGGCTGCGTTTAAACGCTGGCTACGAAATTCCAAACCTTCCCGTAGCAAGATTGTCATTGCTTCTAAACAAGCTTTGACAGTATTCACGCCATCAAATAAACCTTCTTTGTCTTCTTGTAAATCTTTGTTATACGCCAAAGGCAAGCCCTTCATAATCACTAACATTGCTTGTAGATGACCAAAAACACGCCCAGTTTTGCCGCGTACTAATTCTGGTACATCGGGGTTTTTCTTTTGGGGCATAATGCTAGAACCAGTAGCACAGCTATCTTTGATGGTGATGAAGCGAAATTCTTCAGAAGCCCAGAGAATCACTTCTTCTGAAAGACGGCTGAGGTGAACCATAATCAAACTAGCCGCACACAAAAATTCAATGGCAAAATCGCGATCGCTCA encodes the following:
- the argH gene encoding argininosuccinate lyase; the protein is MTQQQTWSQRFESALHPAIARFNASINFDIELIEYDLTGSQAHAKMLAHTGIISAEEGEQLVTGLEQIRQEYRQGKFQPGIDAEDVHFAVERRLTEIVGDVGKKLHTARSRNDQVGTDTRLYLRDQIQQIRTQLREFQQVLLDIAENNIETLIPGYTHLQRAQPLSLAHHLLAYFEMAQRDWERLGDVYRRVNISPLGCGALAGTTFPIDRHYTAQLLNFDNVYANSLDGVSDRDFAIEFLCAASLIMVHLSRLSEEVILWASEEFRFITIKDSCATGSSIMPQKKNPDVPELVRGKTGRVFGHLQAMLVIMKGLPLAYNKDLQEDKEGLFDGVNTVKACLEAMTILLREGLEFRSQRLNAAVAEDFSNATDVADYLAARGVPFREAYNLVGKVVKTSIAAGKLLKDLTLDEWQQIHPTFAADIYDAIAPRTVVAARNSYGGTGFAQVSKAIYNARNQIRE